One genomic window of Candidatus Pseudobacter hemicellulosilyticus includes the following:
- a CDS encoding DUF4256 domain-containing protein, with the protein MSKSNNTKKKLPAGEKDGLLTVLKARFDKHMGRHKGIAWEAVADRLEARPEKLWSLNEMEITGGEPDVVGQDKKTGEFIFMDCSAETPKGRRSVCFDREGWESRKEHRPENNAVDMAAEMGIEILSEEEYRALQKLGPFDAKTSSWIQTPEAIRELGGALFADYRYDHVFVYHNGAQSYYAVRGFRGSLSI; encoded by the coding sequence ATGAGCAAAAGCAATAACACAAAGAAGAAATTACCTGCCGGTGAAAAAGACGGGCTGCTGACTGTTCTGAAAGCCCGTTTTGACAAACATATGGGCCGGCACAAAGGTATTGCCTGGGAGGCGGTAGCCGACAGGCTGGAAGCCAGACCGGAAAAGCTCTGGTCGCTCAATGAAATGGAGATCACCGGTGGTGAACCGGATGTGGTGGGTCAGGATAAAAAGACCGGTGAGTTCATCTTCATGGATTGTTCCGCAGAAACGCCTAAAGGCCGCAGGAGCGTTTGCTTTGACCGGGAAGGGTGGGAGTCCAGGAAAGAACACCGGCCGGAGAACAATGCGGTGGATATGGCTGCTGAGATGGGCATTGAAATACTGTCGGAAGAAGAATACCGCGCATTGCAAAAGCTGGGTCCTTTTGATGCTAAAACTTCCAGCTGGATACAGACGCCGGAAGCTATCCGGGAACTGGGCGGCGCATTGTTTGCGGACTACCGGTATGATCATGTGTTTGTGTACCATAACGGCGCGCAGTCCTATTATGCCGTGCGGGGATTCCGGGGAAGCCTGAGCATATAA